The Actinomyces sp. oral taxon 414 genome has a segment encoding these proteins:
- a CDS encoding phosphoribulokinase: MTPVERTGTARALVAGLVERLTVRLTADGAPPRLIVGLTGAPGSGKSTLVERIGAELAARELLAGCVPMDGFHMSGAVLAELGRRGRKGAPDTFDVAGYIATLDRVRGLDEFGLPAEVLAPVYRRDLHEPVAAGTRVTGSGVVLTEGNYLALESGGWEGVRTRIDLLVMIDVAQDELIRRLIARHKSFGRSHVAAAHWVRAVDVPNARLVAASADRCDELWRLEPDDDQAARPPSCA; encoded by the coding sequence ATGACTCCTGTTGAACGCACCGGGACCGCGCGGGCGCTCGTGGCCGGGCTCGTCGAGCGCCTCACCGTCCGTCTGACCGCCGACGGCGCCCCGCCGCGCCTCATCGTCGGTCTGACCGGGGCGCCGGGGTCGGGCAAGTCGACCCTGGTCGAGCGCATTGGAGCCGAGCTGGCGGCCCGGGAGCTGCTCGCCGGATGCGTCCCCATGGACGGCTTCCACATGTCGGGCGCCGTCCTGGCCGAGCTGGGCCGCCGCGGCCGCAAGGGCGCCCCGGACACCTTCGACGTCGCCGGCTACATCGCGACGCTGGACCGGGTCAGGGGCCTGGACGAATTCGGACTGCCCGCGGAGGTCCTCGCCCCGGTCTACCGGCGCGACCTGCACGAGCCGGTCGCCGCGGGCACGCGCGTGACCGGCAGCGGCGTCGTCCTCACCGAGGGCAATTACCTGGCGCTGGAGTCGGGGGGCTGGGAGGGGGTCCGGACCCGCATCGACCTGCTCGTGATGATCGACGTCGCCCAGGACGAGCTGATCCGCCGGCTCATCGCCCGCCACAAGAGTTTCGGCCGCTCCCACGTCGCAGCCGCGCACTGGGTGCGGGCCGTCGACGTGCCCAACGCCCGCCTCGTGGCCGCCAGCGCCGACCGCTGCGACGAGCTCTGGCGGCTCGAGCCCGACGACGACCAGGCCGCCCGGCCGCCCTCCTGCGCCTGA
- a CDS encoding bile acid:sodium symporter family protein: MPLLPPPTATTKSADPAGSADPTEPAAAAGPAATADFEADPEASRQERSARIAVSVFPLIMFAAFLAAFFRPGVFAPLSGYMTPLLAVTMLGMGMTLSIPDFTMIARHPKPVVVGVLAQYCIMPLVGWSVAHMIPLPDALKVGIILIGCVPGGTTSNVCTFLAKGNTALSVSMTAFSTMLAPVVTPALTLWLAGTYMAVPAGPMALSIVQIVLLPVGFGLACNVFLHRLVARIQPAMPWVSVVAIAGVVAAVVAKSQPLIAGAGLLMFAAIALENAAGYALGYAAARGAGVSRADRRTISIEVGLQNAGLGSTLAAAYLGAAVAAPCAVATFWHTITGSALAMYWRLRGFPAGEDPHAVGRRPRKDDAGRAAGAQAPGSGIAAAVGAGIKEERYGEALARLGDR, translated from the coding sequence ATGCCCCTCCTCCCCCCTCCCACCGCAACCACAAAGTCCGCCGATCCCGCCGGGTCCGCCGATCCCACTGAACCCGCCGCGGCCGCCGGGCCCGCCGCGACGGCCGACTTCGAGGCCGACCCGGAGGCCTCCCGCCAGGAGCGCAGCGCCCGCATCGCGGTCAGCGTCTTCCCGCTCATCATGTTCGCGGCCTTCCTCGCCGCGTTCTTCCGCCCCGGCGTCTTCGCGCCCCTGTCCGGCTACATGACTCCGCTGCTGGCGGTCACCATGCTCGGCATGGGCATGACCCTGTCCATCCCCGACTTCACCATGATCGCCCGCCATCCGAAGCCCGTCGTCGTCGGGGTGCTGGCGCAGTACTGCATTATGCCGCTCGTGGGCTGGTCCGTCGCCCACATGATCCCGCTGCCCGACGCCCTCAAGGTCGGCATCATCCTCATCGGCTGCGTTCCGGGCGGGACGACGTCGAACGTCTGCACCTTCCTGGCCAAGGGCAACACCGCCCTGAGCGTGTCCATGACCGCCTTCTCCACCATGCTCGCCCCCGTGGTCACGCCCGCGCTGACCCTGTGGCTCGCGGGGACCTACATGGCGGTTCCGGCCGGCCCCATGGCGCTGTCCATCGTCCAGATCGTGCTGCTGCCCGTCGGCTTCGGGCTGGCGTGCAATGTGTTCCTCCACCGTCTAGTCGCCCGCATCCAGCCCGCCATGCCGTGGGTATCGGTGGTCGCCATCGCCGGGGTCGTCGCCGCCGTGGTGGCCAAGAGCCAGCCGCTCATCGCCGGGGCCGGGCTGCTCATGTTCGCGGCGATCGCCCTGGAGAACGCCGCCGGCTACGCGCTCGGCTACGCCGCGGCCCGCGGCGCGGGGGTCTCGCGCGCGGACCGGCGCACCATCTCCATCGAGGTGGGGCTGCAGAACGCCGGGCTCGGCTCCACTCTGGCGGCCGCCTACCTCGGCGCCGCGGTCGCCGCCCCCTGCGCGGTGGCGACCTTCTGGCACACGATCACCGGCTCCGCGCTCGCCATGTACTGGCGCCTGCGCGGCTTCCCCGCCGGCGAGGACCCGCACGCCGTCGGCCGCCGGCCGCGGAAGGACGACGCCGGACGGGCCGCCGGGGCCCAGGCTCCGGGAAGCGGGATCGCGGCCGCCGTCGGCGCCGGCATCAAGGAGGAGCGCTACGGCGAGGCGCTGGCCCGACTCGGCGACCGCTGA